The Bombus huntii isolate Logan2020A chromosome 6, iyBomHunt1.1, whole genome shotgun sequence genome window below encodes:
- the LOC126867018 gene encoding zinc finger protein 836-like, which translates to MNEERSVEDSSYLSYEINGTRYILQTVSDPAIDISKAVSTTQEQNTINLINEPQVEKDDESISLICLDGQVYAFQNGELQELDFSQVIDENESQEKTVLLPKEDDNCEPQYITNEGLVIGNIDEHSQEQYEIITGQNEKNFIIEKHNVNANDFVEVVTAFKCKICTYTTQDKTQLLQHFQKTHVNPKVDIEIKEESKITDEVKLLYMCGECSNCFPSIEDCKEHMINDHQLTDTGANRGGKENITDDSKDSGLLECIGQSVESNDIKRQVKIQKPLNSEYMLNKKMIELMERNIKCSYRGCPYKFCTEETMQQHALCHTESQNGTAFKCSVCRDMKFTKWRQCSLHLWKKHQIDIGLFTCKICKAYKSATMVKLLTHMRVHSETREYECSECGKCFKQASQLRNHRVMHLDRKTLEVTRWYTSKKCDMCGKTYANSKCLKSHIQAVHSKLRPYVCNVCGHSSARKAMLQMHLRQHTGDKPFSCELCEYKTGDHNTLRRHIMQHTGFRPYKCPHCSYTAIQSSSYKNHLKSRHPLLSGLFTCDLCPFKTVKNQSYIQHVRDHEKGLIKANMQKKDSENVEVFPGNIAAAQLIYSCLGAFSKVGDTLEANLMSSSTSADGTSQTITIQIPSKHLEGSLPTRECRTKSNSAIEQEDEETMHCFLKIPREEEESIDTGGITIPAEPEESGATTINVDT; encoded by the exons ATGAATGAGGAAAGAAGTGTTGAAGATTCTTCATATTTAAGTTATGAAATAAATGGCACtagatatattttacaaactgTATCAGATCCAGCTATAGATATATCAAAAGCTGTATCAACCACTCAagaacaaaatacaattaatcTTATAAATGAACCACAAGTAGAAAAAGATGATGAatcaatttctttaatttgCTTAGATGGTCAGGTTTATGCGTTTCAAAATGGAGAATTACAAGAATTAGATTTTAGTCAAGTAATAGATGAAAATGAATCGCAAGAAAAAACAGTGTTGCTACCTAAAGAAGATGATAATTGTGAACCACAGTACATTACCAACGAAGGATTAGTAATTGGAAATATTGATGAACATTCTCAAGaacaatatgaaattattactggtcaaaatgaaaaaaattttataattgagAAACATAATGTAAATGCTAATGATTTTGTGGAAGTTGTCACAGCATTTAAATGTAAGATATGTACTTATACCACTCAAGACAAAACACAATTATTACAGCATTTTCAGAAAACGCATGTAAATCCTAAAGTGGATATAGAG ATAAAAGAAGAATCTAAGATTACAGATGAAGTAAaattgttatatatgtgtgGAGAATGTTCTAATTGCTTTCCTTCTATTGAAGATTGTAAAGAACACATgataaat gaTCATCAATTAACAGACACAGGAGCCAATAGAGGTGgtaaagaaaatataacaGATGATTCAAAAGATTCTGGGTTATTAGAGTGTATAGGACAGAGTGTTGAAAGTAATGATATAAAACGTCAAGTTAAAATTCAAAAACCTCTAAATTCTGAATATATGctcaataaaaaaatgatcgaattaatggaaagaaacataaa GTGTTCATATAGAGGATGTCcatacaaattttgtacagAGGAAACAATGCAGCAACATGCACTTTGTCATACGGAATCACAAAATGGAACAGCATTTAAATGTAGCGTTTGCCGTGATATGAAATTTACCAAATGGAGACAGTGTAGCttacatttatggaaaaagCATCAAATTG ACATAGGATTATTTACttgtaaaatatgtaaagCATATAAAAGTGCAACAATGGTCAAACTTTTAACTCATATGCGTGTGCATAGTGAGACACGCGAGTATGAATGTTCAGAATGTGGTAAATGTTTTAAACAAGCCAGTCAATTGCGTAATCATAGAGTTATGCATTTGGATCGCAAAACATTGGAAGTAACGCGGTGGTATACTTCAAAAAAATGTGATATGTGTGGAAAAACTTATGCTAATTCCAAATGCTTGAAGAGTCATATTCAAGCAGTCCACTCAAAATTGCGACCATATGTTTGTAATGTTTGTGGACATTCTAGCGCTAGAAAAGCAATGTTGCAAATGCATTTACGACAACACACTGGTGACAAACCCTTTAGTTGTGAACTTTGCGAATATAAAACAGGTGATCacaatacgttacgacgtcaTATTATGCAACACACAG gTTTTAGACCTTATAAATGCCCTCATTGTTCTTATACAGCAATACAAAGTAGTAGTTATAAAAATCATTTGAAATCTAGACATCCTTTACTTTCTGGTTTATTTACATGTGACCTATGTCCTTTCAAAACTGTTAAAAATCAAAGTTATATACAACATGTAAGAGACCATGAAAAGGGATTAATCAAAGCgaatatgcaaaaaaaag ATAGTGAAAATGTCGAAGTTTTTCCTGGTAATATTGCGGCTGCACAATTGATTTATAGTTGCTTAGGTGCCTTTTCAAAAGTGGGCGATACTTTAGAAGCAAATTTAATGTCTTCCTCAACGTCTGCAGACGGTACATCACAAACGATTACAATACAGATACCATCAAAACATCTTGAAGGTTCACTGCCAACAAGAGAATGTAGAACTAAAAGTAACTCAGCAATTGAACAAGAAGATGAAGAAACAatgcattgttttttaaaaattccaagggaagaggaagaaagtaTAGACACAGGTGGTATAACTATACCTGCAGAACCTGAGGAATCAGGCGCAACAACTATTAATGTTGATACATGA
- the LOC126867020 gene encoding leukocyte receptor cluster member 1 homolog, which produces MNILPKKRWHVRTKENIARVRRDEAKAAEEERLKQERIQKAETEARINLLREKARAKYDGRTEALKSDTDASSSKWDHVNFFAELEQGKLDYNKPNAEHEKEKKEEKEKYEKQIGYLTYLGQDTNEATGRKNWYEELPERLRDTGKDVEVQVEKKTLHDPIHDIKKYLNIMGSGSIEKCIKIRTETIKRKRDDSDESDDSDHEKFSKKHRHKKSKKHKKHKNKERQNVEKPSIDVEKLRAERLLREQTEKLRTEALLAKLRGDPVPTVAPKTPPKPIIKQKYNSQFFPEIARQNAERTPSVHPMREQ; this is translated from the exons ATGAACATTTTACCAAAGAAAAg GTGGCATGTACGTACTAAGGAAAACATTGCTCGTGTACGACGTGATGAAGCAAAAGCTGCAGAAGAAGAAAGACTTAAACAGGAACGAATTCAAAAAGCA GAAACTGAAGCTAGAATTAATCTTTTGAGAGAGAAAGCCAGAGCAAAATACGATGGACGAACAGAAGCATTGAAAAGTGATACAGATGCCTCATCTTCAAAATGGGATCATGTTAATTTTTTTGCTGAACTTGAACAAGGAAAACTTGATTATAATAAACCTAATGCAGAacatgaaaaagaaaaaaaggaagaaaaagaaaagtatgaGAAACAGATTGGATATCTTACATATCTTGGACAAGATACTAATGAAGCAACAGGTAGGAAAAATTGGTATGAAGAGTTACCTGAAAGATTGAGAGACACAGGAAAGGATGTAGAAGTACAAGTTGAAAAGAAGACATTACATGATCCCATTCAtgatataaagaaatatttaaatataatggGATCTGGCTCtatagaaaaatgtataaaaattagaacagaaactattaaaaggaaaagagatgATTCAGATGAAAGTGATGATTCAGATCAcgaaaaattttcgaaaaaacACAGACataaaaaatctaaaaaacataagaaacataaaaataaagaaagacaAAATGTAGAAAAACCGAGTATAGATGTAGAAAAGTTAAGAGCAGAGAGATTGTTAAGAGAACAAACTGAGAAATTAAGGACAGAAGCTTTATTGGCTAAATTGAGAGGAGATCCAGTTCCAACAGTAGCACCAAAGACTCCTCCCAAACCcattataaaacaaaaatataattcacaGTTCTTCCCTGAAATTGCTAGACAAAATGCTGAAAGAACTCCTAGTGTACATCCAATGAGAGAACAGTAA
- the LOC126867024 gene encoding small nuclear ribonucleoprotein F, which translates to MAATMPINPKPFLNGLTGKPVMVKLKWGHEYKGYLVSVDGYMNLQLANTEEHIEGNCTGNLGEVLIRCNNVMYIRGVEEEDEEGEMKD; encoded by the coding sequence ATGGCTGCAACAATGCCAATAAATCCAAAACCATTTCTAAATGGTTTAACTGGAAAACCAGTTATGGTAAAATTAAAATGGGGCCATGAATATAAAGGTTATCTTGTTTCCGTCGATGGATATATGAATTTACAATTAGCTAATACAGAGGAACATATAGAAGGAAATTGTACTGGCAACCTTGGTGAAGTCTTAATCAGATGTAATAATGTAATGTATATAAGAGGCGTGGAAGAGGAAGATGAAGAAGGAGAAATGAAGGACTAG
- the LOC126867023 gene encoding chromosome transmission fidelity protein 8 homolog: MYISHTYVCKHHLPPKLSMIVPIKKDGECEEWAIVELQGDLKFNSVNITNVYIGDLHFTKSGTPILIIGIHVLQGKEMALQKPFAVLVKKNEETNTANTSEVKTAYVIKAIVKKKLIFKSRPKPIVTNVPKCH; the protein is encoded by the exons atgtatatctcaCATACATATGTGTGTAAACACCACTTACCGCCAAAACTCAGTATGATCGTACCAATAAAAAA AGATGGTGAATGTGAGGAATGGGCGATTGTTGAGTTACAAGgtgatttaaaatttaattccgTGAATATTACGAATGTATATATCGGAGATTTACACTTTACAAAATCTGGTACACCTATACTTATAATCGGCATTCATGTATTACAAGGAAAAGAAATGGCGCTTCAAAAACCATTTGCAGTTTTAGTTAAAAAGAATGAGGAAACTAATACAGCTAATACTTCCGAAGTAAAAACGGCATACGTTATTAAAGCAATTgtaaagaagaaattaatttttaagtcTAGGCCAAAACCTATTGTAACAAATGTCCCAAAATGTCATTaa
- the LOC126867021 gene encoding type 1 phosphatidylinositol 4,5-bisphosphate 4-phosphatase, whose product MGDGKKGERQPLLKNENVTYSSHGSDFVDEVESTVSTVSAIGPDEVPPPYESSSQCGKPMVTCRVCQAMIDISGKRDQHVVKCCQCNEATPIRNAPPGKKYVRCPCNCLLICKSSSQRIACPRPNCKRIINLAPSPITPPVLSMPGMCRVCCGHCHDTFLFNTLNNALARCPHCRKISSVGPDFARGRGIAFTIVGLIALVIAIAVTVGTHAYAKTSGGIYVAYVGAFLLALLCFGRSIYYCTMKISMIEGPM is encoded by the exons ATGGGAGACGGGAAGAAGGGCGAACGACAGCCGttgttaaaaaatgaaaatgtcaCTTATAGTTCACACGGCAGCGATTTCGTTG ATGAAGTGGAATCGACTGTTAGTACAGTATCTGCAATAGGTCCTGATGAAGTGCCACCTCCATACGAATCAAGTAGTCAATGTGGCAAGCCTATGGTCACTTGTAGGGTTTGTCAAGCTATGATAGATATTTCTGGTAAAAGAGATCAACATGTTGTTAAATGCTGTCAATGTAATGAAGCTACA CCCATACGAAATGCACCTCCTGGAAAGAAATATGTCCGTTGCCCATgtaattgtttattaatatGTAAGAGTTCTTCACAACGTATTGCTTGTCCAAGGCCAAACTGTAAACGTATTATTAATCTTGCTCCAAGCCCAATTACACCACCTGTTTTATCTATGCCTGGAATGTGTAGGGTATGCTGTGGTCACTGTCATGACACATTTTTG TTTAATACCTTAAATAATGCTTTGGCTCGATGTCCACATTGCCGAAAAATATCTTCTGTTGGTCCAGATTTTGCTAGAGGTCGAGGTATTGCATTCACTATTGTTGGATTAATAGCCTTAGTAATTGCAATAGCTGTGACT GTTGGAACACATGCATATGCAAAAACTAGTGGTGGAATTTATGTAGCTTATGTTG gTGCATTTCTCTTGGCACTTTTGTGCTTTGGACGCAGCATTTATTATTGTACAATGAAAATTAGTATGATAGAAGGTCCAATGTAA
- the LOC126867022 gene encoding uncharacterized protein LOC126867022 isoform X2, producing the protein MEKLTHLWNVNQFITKLNCSQSRNLQTFYIERCRQYTRGIQPSSQNFGPSVMCPYCGSLWNTIDHSIRLSRGKPLSKSIKKIVHSMNNVCSKSTRISFNKPQREKVQKIRTESIERSKKRKKKRTKDRTAGLNVSGISNLNEKNVQTEELKETNIKKVRSTANFITPTQQKIKMINIDRLKNIINQGATPPKRKSLHSFLTELC; encoded by the exons ATGGAAAAATTAACACATTTATGGAACGTGAatcaatttattacaaaattaaattgttcACAAAGTAGAAATTTGCAAACGTTTTACAT aGAAAGATGTAGGCAGTATACGCGTGGAATACAACCATCGTCTCAAAATTTTGGTCCTTCTGTGATGTGCCCATATTGTGGATCACTTTGGAATACTATAGATCATAGCATTAGATTATCACGAGGTAAACCACTTTCtaaatccataaaaaaaattgtacactCTATGAATAATG TTTGTTCAAAAAGTACAAgaatatcttttaataaacCACAAAGGGAAAAAGTACAAAAAATTAGGACAGAAAGTATTGAAAGATCAAAAAaacggaagaagaagaggaccAAGGATAGAACAGCTGGCTTAAATGTTTCTGgaatttcaaatttgaatGAGAAAAATGTTCAAACCGAGGAATTGAAAGAAACCAACATAAAAAAAGTTAGGAGCActgcaaattttattacaccaactcaacagaaaataaaaatgattaatataGATCGATTAAAAAACATAATAAATCAAGGTGCAACACCTCCAAAAAGGAAGAGTTTACATAGTTTCTTAACAGAGCTTTGTTGA
- the LOC126867022 gene encoding uncharacterized protein LOC126867022 isoform X1 — protein sequence MEKLTHLWNVNQFITKLNCSQSRNLQTFYIERCRQYTRGIQPSSQNFGPSVMCPYCGSLWNTIDHSIRLSRGKPLSKSIKKIVHSMNNGKKRIPEVQRSLAEKCLKNKMNKLVLKCSVCSKSTRISFNKPQREKVQKIRTESIERSKKRKKKRTKDRTAGLNVSGISNLNEKNVQTEELKETNIKKVRSTANFITPTQQKIKMINIDRLKNIINQGATPPKRKSLHSFLTELC from the exons ATGGAAAAATTAACACATTTATGGAACGTGAatcaatttattacaaaattaaattgttcACAAAGTAGAAATTTGCAAACGTTTTACAT aGAAAGATGTAGGCAGTATACGCGTGGAATACAACCATCGTCTCAAAATTTTGGTCCTTCTGTGATGTGCCCATATTGTGGATCACTTTGGAATACTATAGATCATAGCATTAGATTATCACGAGGTAAACCACTTTCtaaatccataaaaaaaattgtacactCTATGAATAATGGTAAGAAAAGAATACCTGAAGTTCAAAGAAGTTTGGcagaaaaatgtttaaaaaataaaatgaacaaGTTGGTACTTAAATGCTCAGTTTGTTCAAAAAGTACAAgaatatcttttaataaacCACAAAGGGAAAAAGTACAAAAAATTAGGACAGAAAGTATTGAAAGATCAAAAAaacggaagaagaagaggaccAAGGATAGAACAGCTGGCTTAAATGTTTCTGgaatttcaaatttgaatGAGAAAAATGTTCAAACCGAGGAATTGAAAGAAACCAACATAAAAAAAGTTAGGAGCActgcaaattttattacaccaactcaacagaaaataaaaatgattaatataGATCGATTAAAAAACATAATAAATCAAGGTGCAACACCTCCAAAAAGGAAGAGTTTACATAGTTTCTTAACAGAGCTTTGTTGA